A genome region from Populus alba chromosome 5, ASM523922v2, whole genome shotgun sequence includes the following:
- the LOC118055672 gene encoding G-type lectin S-receptor-like serine/threonine-protein kinase LECRK3, translated as MARLSCSECLARLLEPKERDWSAGTIDILILTLPYHTRAKSLSMASIIFFLLLALSFTASAQRQTNITLGSSLTPITNSSWLSPSGLYAFGFFRQRDGYSIGVFLSGISLQTVVWAARRDDAPVPSNATLLFTRNGRVVLTSAQGGETSIVSASQPASLASMSDSGNFVLYNSDREIIWQSFDHPTDTLLPTQQLRAGAELVSPVSETELSTGIFRLKMQTDGNLVQYPVNTPDAPPYAYFASGTYWAGANVTLNLDPDGRLYLLNPTGFNVKNITAGGYHTKETINMMKLDADGIFRLYSQNLTRNGNWSAVWSSTSDKCDPKGSCGLNGYCVLKDEEAECTCLPGFEFVAKGNWTSGCERDFSAESCKDKNGSSTYNMEELSNTEWEDVSYSVLSSTTKDNCKQACLEDCNCEAALFTDGQYCRKQRLPLRFGRTNLESSNLAVVKVGRPISTMDNKEPITEKKNLGTGRTILIISGSFVAFGLAMVSIFGIIVYRYHLLAYKRVPNNDGTALNEVFAPRAFTYAELEDVTGGFKEEIGRGSFGTVYKGIISSTQKVAAVKRLEKVLAEGEREFQNEMKVIGKTHHRNLVRLLGYCHDEHHRLLVYEYMSNGSLADILFSLEKRPCFPERLEIARNIARGIVYLHEECDTQIIHCDIKPQNILIDESRCPKVSDFGLAKFLKSDQTKTFTGIRGTRGYVAPEWHRNMPVTVKADVYSFGVMLLEITCCRKNVDWSLPEDEAVLEQWVYQSFLDGDMDKLVGDEIVEKKQLDRMVKVGLWCTLDEPSLRPSMKKVLLMLEGTVEIPIPPSPTSFFTAI; from the coding sequence ATGGCTAGACTTTCATGTTCTGAGTGCCTGGCTCGACTGCTGGAACCCAAAGAAAGAGACTGGAGTGCTGGAACAATAGACATCCTTATATTGACACTCCCATACCACACAAGAGCTAAATCCCTATCCATGGCTtctatcatcttttttcttcttctcgccTTATCTTTTACAGCTTCAGCTCAAAGACAGACCAATATTACCCTCGGATCTTCTCTAACACCTATCACAAACTCCTCATGGTTGTCACCTTCCGGTCTTTATGCTTTCGGATTTTTCCGACAACGCGACGGCTATTCTATAGGGGTTTTTCTTTCCGGGATTTCACTACAGACTGTTGTGTGGGCTGCTAGAAGGGATGATGCCCCAGTCCCCAGTAATGCGACCTTGCTCTTCACCAGAAATGGCAGGGTTGTCTTGACATCAGCACAAGGGGGTGAGACTTCGATAGTTTCTGCTTCCCAGCCAGCTTCTTTAGCTTCTATGTCTGATTCAGGCAACTTTGTGCTATATAATTCTGATCGCGAGATTATATGGCAGAGTTTTGACCACCCAACAGATACCCTTTTGCCAACTCAACAGCTCAGAGCAGGGGCAGAGCTGGTTTCTCCTGTTTCAGAAACTGAACTCTCAACTGGTATTTTCCGGCTCAAGATGCAAACTGATGGCAACCTTGTGCAGTATCCTGTTAATACTCCAGATGCACCTCCATATGCTTATTTTGCATCTGGTACTTATTGGGCGGGAGCTAATGTGACCCTAAATCTTGATCCGGATGGCCGTCTCTACCTGCTCAATCCCACAGGTTTCAACGTAAAAAACATTACAGCTGGAGGATATCACACGAAAGAAACAATTAATATGATGAAACTTGATGCTGATGGGATTTTCAGATTATATTCACAAAATCTGACACGGAATGGAAACTGGTCAGCTGTGTGGTCATCCACAAGCGACAAGTGTGACCCGAAAGGATCATGCGGTCTTAATGGATATTGTGTTCTGAAGGATGAGGAAGCTGAATGTACTTGTCTTCCTGGATTTGAGTTTGTTGCCAAGGGAAATTGGACTTCTGGCTGTGAGAGGGATTTCAGTGCTGAAAGTTGCAAAGACAAGAATGGAAGTAGCACATACAACATGGAAGAGCTGTCTAATACTGAGTGGGAAGATGTTTCATACTCCGTTTTGTCATCAACAACTAAAGACAATTGTAAGCAAGCCTGTTTGGAAGACTGTAACTGTGAAGCAGCATTATTCACGGATGGGCAGTACTGCAGAAAGCAAAGGCTTCCTTTGAGATTTGGGAGGACAAACTTAGAAAGTTCGAACTTGGCTGTCGTCAAGGTGGGTAGACCCATATCCACCATGGACAATAAAGAGCCTATAACGGAGAAGAAGAACCTTGGCACTGGCAGGACAATCCTAATAATAAGTGGTTCATTTGTTGCTTTTGGGCTTGCTATGGTGTCGATTTTCGGAATCATCGTTTACAGATATCATTTATTGGCATATAAAAGGGTGCCAAATAATGATGGTACTGCATTGAATGAGGTATTTGCTCCTCGAGCTTTCACTTATGCAGAGCTAGAAGATGTTACTGGTGGTTTCAAGGAAGAAATTGGCAGGGGATCATTTGGGACAGTTTATAAAGGGATCATATCAAGTACTCAGAAGGTTGCTGCTGTCAAGAGACTGGAGAAAGTTCTAGCTGAAGGGGAAAGAGAATTTCAGAATGAGATGAAAGTCATTGGGAAAACACATCACAGAAACCTAGTCCGTCTGCTCGGCTATTGCCATGATGAACATCACAGGCTCCTGGTATACGAGTACATGAGCAATGGCTCCCTCGCTGACATACTCTTCTCACTTGAAAAACGACCTTGCTTTCCTGAAAGGTTGGAAATTGCTCGCAACATTGCAAGGGGTATTGTTTATCTACATGAAGAGTGCGACACTCAGATCATCCACTGTGATATAAAACCTCAGAATATACTAATAGATGAAAGCAGGTGCCCCAAAGTTTCTGACTTTGGATTGGCAAAGTTTCTGAAGTCAGACCAAACTAAAACCTTCACCGGAATTAGAGGGACGAGGGGATATGTAGCACCAGAATGGCACCGGAATATGCCGGTGACGGTTAAAGCAGATGTTTATAGCTTTGGAGTTATGTTGTTGGAGATCACGTGTTGTCGAAAGAATGTGGATTGGAGTCTTCCAGAGGATGAAGCTGTTCTCGAACAGTGGGTTTACCAAAGTTTTCTGGACGGTGATATGGACAAACTTGTGGGTGATGAAATCGTCGAAAAGAAACAGTTAGATAGGATGGTTAAAGTGGGACTTTGGTGCACTCTTGATGAGCCATCCCTCCGCCCTTCAATGAAAAAGGTCCTCCTGATGTTGGAGGGGACCGTCGAAATCCCAATCCCTCCAAGTCctacttctttttttactgCTATATGA
- the LOC118055674 gene encoding G-type lectin S-receptor-like serine/threonine-protein kinase LECRK3, whose amino-acid sequence MASIIFFLLLALSFAASAQRQTNITLGSSLTPITNSSWLSPSGLYAFGFFRQRDGYSIGVFLSGISQKTVVWAATRDDAPVPSNATLLFTSEGRVILRSAQGDETPIVSASQQASLASMSDSGNFVLYNSDREIIWQSFDHPTDTLLPTQQLRAGAELVSPVSETELSTGIYRLKMQNDGNLVQYPVSTPDAPQYAYFASGTYWAGGNVTLNLDPDGRLYLLNSTGFNIENITAGGYHTKETINIMKLDADGIFRLYSQNLTVNGNWSAVWSSTSNKCDPKGSCGLNGYCVMKDQEAECTCLPGFEFVAQGNWTSGCERDFKAESCKDKNGSSTYNMEELSNTEWEDVSYSVLSSTTKDNCKQACLEDCNCEAALFTDGQYCRKQRLPLRFGRRNLESSNLAVVKVGRPISTMDNKEPITEKKNLGTGRTILIISGSFVAFGLAMVSIFGIIVYRYHAYKRVPNNDGTALNEVFAPRAFTYAELEDVTGGFKEEIGRGSFGTVYKGIISSTRKVVAVKRLEKVLAEGEREFQNEMEVIGKTHHRNLARLLGYCHDEHHRLLVYEYMSNGSLADILFSLEKRPCFPERLEIARNIARGIVYLHEECDTQIIHCDIKPQNILIDESRCPKVSDFGLAKILKSDQTKTFTGMRGTRGYVAPEWHRNMPVTVKADVYSFGVMLLEITCCRKNVDSSLPEDEAVLEQWVYQCFQDGDMDKLVGEEVVEKKQLDRMVKVGLWCTLDEPSLRPSMKKVLLMLEGTVEIPIPPSPTSFFTAI is encoded by the coding sequence ATGGCTtctatcatcttttttcttcttctcgccTTATCTTTTGCAGCTTCAGCTCAAAGACAGACCAATATAACCCTCGGATCTTCTCTAACACCTATCACAAACTCCTCATGGTTGTCACCTTCCGGTCTTTATGCTTTCGGATTTTTCCGACAACGCGACGGCTATTCTATAGGGGTTTTTCTATCCGGGATTTCACAAAAGACTGTTGTGTGGGCTGCTACAAGGGATGATGCCCCAGTCCCCAGTAATGCGACCTTGCTCTTCACCAGTGAAGGCAGGGTTATCTTGAGATCAGCACAAGGGGATGAGACTCCGATAGTTTCTGCATCCCAGCAAGCTTCTTTAGCTTCTATGTCTGATTCAGGCAACTTTGTGCTATATAATTCTGATCGCGAGATTATATGGCAGAGTTTTGACCACCCAACAGATACCCTTTTGCCAACTCAACAGCTCAGAGCAGGGGCCGAGCTGGTTTCTCCTGTTTCAGAAACTGAACTCTCAACTGGTATTTACCGACTCAAGATGCAAAATGATGGAAACCTTGTCCAGTATCCTGTTAGTACTCCAGATGCACCTCAATATGCTTATTTTGCATCTGGTACTTATTGGGCGGGGGGTAATGTGACCCTAAATCTTGATCCGGATGGCCGTCTCTACCTGCTCAATTCCACAGGTTTCAACATAGAAAACATTACAGCTGGAGGATATCACACGAAagaaacaattaatattatgaaaCTTGATGCTGATGGGATTTTCAGATTATATTCACAAAATCTGACAGTGAATGGAAACTGGTCAGCTGTGTGGTCATCCACAAGCAACAAGTGTGACCCGAAAGGATCATGCGGTCTTAATGGATATTGTGTTATGAAGGATCAGGAAGCTGAATGTACTTGTCTTCCTGGATTTGAGTTTGTTGCCCAGGGAAATTGGACTTCTGGCTGTGAGAGGGATTTCAAAGCTGAAAGTTGCAAAGACAAGAATGGAAGTAGCACATACAACATGGAAGAGCTGTCTAATACTGAGTGGGAAGATGTTTCATACTCCGTTTTGTCATCAACAACTAAAGACAATTGTAAGCAAGCCTGTTTGGAAGACTGTAACTGTGAAGCAGCATTATTCACTGATGGGCAGTACTGCAGAAAGCAAAGGCTTCCTTTGAGATTTGGGAGGAGAAACTTAGAAAGTTCGAACTTGGCTGTCGTCAAGGTGGGTAGACCCATATCCACCATGGACAATAAAGAGCCTATAACGGAGAAGAAGAACCTTGGCACTGGCAGGACAATCCTAATAATAAGTGGTTCATTTGTTGCTTTTGGGCTTGCTATGGTGTCGATTTTCGGAATCATCGTTTACAGATATCATGCATATAAAAGGGTGCCAAATAATGATGGTACTGCATTGAATGAGGTATTTGCTCCTCGAGCTTTCACTTATGCAGAGCTAGAAGATGTTACTGGTGGTTTCAAGGAAGAAATTGGCAGGGGATCATTTGGGACAGTTTATAAAGGGATCATATCAAGTACTCGGAAGGTTGTTGCTGTCAAGAGACTGGAGAAAGTTCTAGCTGAAGGGGAAAGAGAATTTCAGAATGAGATGGAAGTCATTGGGAAAACACATCACAGAAACCTAGCCCGTCTGCTCGGCTATTGCCATGATGAACATCACAGGCTCCTGGTATACGAGTACATGAGCAATGGCTCCCTCGCTGACATACTCTTCTCACTTGAAAAACGACCTTGCTTCCCTGAAAGATTGGAAATTGCTCGCAACATTGCAAGGGGTATTGTTTATCTACATGAAGAGTGCGACACTCAGATCATCCACTGTGATATAAAACCTCAGAATATACTAATAGATGAAAGCAGGTGCCCCAAAGTTTCTGACTTTGGATTGGCAAAAATTCTGAAGTCAGACCAAACAAAAACCTTCACCGGAATGAGAGGGACAAGGGGATATGTAGCACCAGAATGGCACCGGAATATGCCGGTGACAGTTAAAGCAGATGTTTATAGCTTTGGAGTTATGTTGTTGGAGATCACATGTTGTCGAAAGAATGTGGATTCGAGTCTTCCAGAGGATGAAGCTGTTCTCGAACAATGGGTTTACCAATGTTTTCAGGACGGTGATATGGACAAACTTGTGGGTGAAGAAGTCGTCGAAAAGAAACAGTTAGATAGGATGGTTAAAGTGGGACTTTGGTGCACTCTTGATGAGCCATCCCTCCGCCCTTCAATGAAAAAGGTCCTCCTGATGTTGGAGGGGACCGTCGAAATCCCAATCCCTCCAAGTCCTACTTCTTTTTTTACCGCTATATGA
- the LOC118055668 gene encoding G-type lectin S-receptor-like serine/threonine-protein kinase LECRK3, with amino-acid sequence MASIIFFLLLALSFTASAQRQTNITLGSSLTPFTNSLWLSPSGLYAFGFFRQRDGYSIGVFLSGISLKTVVWAARRDDAPVPSNATLLFTSDGRVVLRSAQGDETPIVSASQPASLASMSDSGNFVLYNSDHEIIWQSFDHPTDTLLPTQQLRAGAELVSPVSETHLSTGIYRLKMQHDGHLVQYPVSTPDTAPYAYFASGTNGAGDNVTLNLDPDGRLYLLNSTGFNIKNITAGGYPTKETINMMKLDADGIFRLYSQNLTRNGNWSAVWSSTSDKCQPKGSCGLNGYCVVKDQEAECICLPGFKFVTQGNWTSGCQRDFNAESCNDKNGSSTYTMEELSNTIWEDVSYSVLSLTMKDNCKQACLEDCNCEAALFTDGQYCRKQRLPLRFGRRNLESSNLAVVKVGRPISSMDRKEKKNLGTGRRIVIISCSVVAFGLAIVAIFGIIIYRYHVLAYKKVPKNDGTALNEEFAPRAFTYAELEDVTGGFKEEIGRGSFGTVYKGIISSTRKVVAVKRLEKALAEGEREFQNEMKVIGKTHHRNLARLLGYCHDEHHRLLVYEYMSNGSLADILFSLEKRPCFPERLEIARNIARGIVYLHEECDTQIIHCDIKPQNILIDESRCPKVSDFGLAKILKSDQTKTFTGMRGTRGYVAPEWHRNMPVTVKADVYSFGVMLLKITCCRKNVDSSLPENEVVLEQWVYQCFQDGDMDKLVGDEIVEKKQLDRMVKVGLWCTLDEPSLRPSMKKVLLMLEGTVEIPIPPSPTFFTAI; translated from the exons ATGGCTtctatcatcttttttcttcttctcgccTTATCTTTTACAGCTTCAGCTCAAAGACAGACCAATATAACCCTCGGATCTTCTCTAACACCTTTCACAAACTCCTTATGGTTGTCACCTTCTGGTCTTTATGCTTTCGGATTTTTCCGACAACGCGACGGCTATTCTATAGGGGTTTTTCTATCCGGGATTTCACTAAAGACTGTTGTGTGGGCTGCTAGAAGGGATGACGCCCCAGTCCCCAGTAATGCGACCTTGCTCTTCACCAGTGATGGCAGGGTTGTCTTGAGATCAGCACAAGGGGATGAGACTCCGATAGTTTCTGCTTCCCAGCCAGCTTCTTTAGCTTCTATGTCTGATTCAGGCAACTTTGTGCTATATAATTCTGATCACGAGATTATATGGCAGAGTTTTGACCACCCAACAGATACCCTTTTGCCAACTCAACAGCTCAGAGCTGGGGCAGAGCTGGTTTCTCCTGTTTCAGAAACTCACCTCTCAACTGGTATTTACCGACTCAAGATGCAACATGATGGACACCTTGTGCAGTATCCTGTTAGTACTCCAGATACAGCTCCATATGCTTATTTTGCATCTGGTACTAATGGGGCGGGAGATAATGTGACCCTAAATCTTGATCCGGATGGCCGTCTCTACCTGCTCAATTCCACAggtttcaacataaaaaacattacagCTGGAGGATATCCCACGAAAGAAACAATTAATATGATGAAACTTGATGCTGACGGGATTTTCAGATTATATTCACAAAACCTGACACGGAATGGAAACTGGTCAGCTGTGTGGTCTTCCACAAGCGATAAGTGCCAACCCAAGGGATCATGCGGTCTTAATGGATATTGTGTTGTGAAGGATCAGGAAGCTGAATGTATTTGTCTTCCTGGATTTAAGTTTGTTACCCAGGGAAATTGGACTTCTGGCTGTCAGAGGGATTTCAATGCTGAAAGTTGCAACGACAAGAATGGAAGTAGCACATACACCATGGAAGAGCTGTCTAATACTATCTGGGAAGATGTTTCGTACTCCGTTTTGTCTTTAACAATGAAAGACAATTGTAAGCAAGCCTGTTTGGAAGACTGTAACTGTGAAGCAGCATTATTCACTGATGGGCAGTACTGCAGAAAGCAAAGGCTTCCTTTGAGATTTGGGAGGAGAAACTTAGAAAGTTCCAACTTGGCTGTCGTCAAGGTGGGTAGACCCATATCCTCCATGGacagaaaagagaagaagaaccTTGGCACTGGCAGGAGAATCGTAATAATAAGTTGTTCAGTTGTTGCTTTTGGGCTTGCTATTGTGGCGATTTTCGGAATCATCATTTACAGATATCATGTATTGGCATATAAAAAGGTTCCCAAAAATGATGGTACTGCATTGAATGAGGAATTTGCTCCTCGAGCTTTCACTTATGCAGAGCTAGAAGATGTTACTGGTGGTTTCAAGGAAGAAATTGGCAGGGGATCATTTGGGACAGTTTATAAAGGGATAATATCAAGTACTCGGAAGGTTGTTGCTGTCAAGAGACTGGAGAAAGCTCTAGCTGAAGGGGAAAGAGAATTTCAGAATGAGATGAAAGTCATTGGGAAAACACATCACAGAAACCTAGCCCGTCTGCTCGGCTATTGCCATGATGAACATCACAGGCTCCTGGTATACGAGTACATGAGCAATGGCTCCCTTGCTGACATACTCTTCTCACTTGAAAAACGACCTTGCTTCCCTGAAAG GTTGGAAATTGCTCGCAACATTGCAAGGGGTATTGTTTATCTACATGAAGAGTGCGACACTCAGATCATCCACTGTGATATAAAACCTCAGAATATACTAATAGATGAAAGCAGGTGCCCCAAAGTTTCTGACTTTGGATTGGCAAAAATTCTGAAGTCAGACCAAACAAAAACCTTCACCGGAATGAGAGGGACGAGGGGATATGTAGCACCAGAATGGCACCGGAATATGCCGGTGACAGTTAAAGCAGATGTTTATAGCTTTGGAGTTATGTTGTTGAAGATCACATGTTGTCGAAAGAATGTGGATTCGAGTCTTCCAGAGAATGAAGTTGTTCTCGAACAATGGGTTTACCAATGTTTTCAGGACGGTGATATGGACAAACTTGTGGGTGATGAAATCGTCGAAAAGAAACAGTTAGATAGGATGGTTAAAGTGGGACTTTGGTGCACTCTTGATGAGCCATCCCTCCGCCCTTCAATGAAAAAGGTCCTCCTCATGTTGGAGGGGACAGTCGAAATCCCAATCCCTCCAAGTCCTACTTTTTTTACCGCTATATGA